One genomic segment of Helianthus annuus cultivar XRQ/B chromosome 14, HanXRQr2.0-SUNRISE, whole genome shotgun sequence includes these proteins:
- the LOC110873212 gene encoding probable methyltransferase PMT15: protein MAGQTTSYYTHLRRKNNLLLTCFLFFLCSFSYLLGSWQPRATTSPTVTSTTINCPSTVPDSHKPLDFTTHHSAAATNNNITLKTYPPCSLKYSEHTPCQDPKTSLKFPRARLIYRERHCPEKHHLLKCRIPAPYGYKNPFRWPTSRDLVWYANVPHKDLTVEKAVQNWIRFEGDRFRFPGGGTMFPNGAGAYIDGIGRLINLNDGSIRTAVDTGCGVASWGAYLMSRDIIAMSFAPRDTHEAQVQFALERGVPALIGVIASKRLPYPSRAFDMAHCSRCLIPWGQYDGVYLIEVDRVLRPGGYWILSGPPINWQKHWKGWQRTKEDLKEEQTRIEKVAKSLCWKKIAQRGDLAIWQKPINHFNCKTNPKLTPTPPFCPVQNPDSAWYTDIETCLTRLPEVSSNEEVAGGAIAKWPKRLDMVPPRVTSGSIEGVTPDIFQQDVILWKNRISYYKTVNNQLGQPGRYRNLLDMNAFLGGFAASLVKDPLWVMNIVPVEAKADTLGAIYERGLIGTYQSWCEAMSTYPRTYDLIHADSVFTLYQDRCEMEDIMLEMDRILRPEGNVIIRDDVDLLVKVKRIADSLNWESQIVDHEDGPLVREKLLFAVKLYWTAPADSDQGS from the exons ATGGCGGGACAAACTACATCGTACTACACCCATCTCCGCCGTAAAAACAACCTTTTACTaacttgttttcttttctttctttgttctTTCTCCTACTTACTCGGTTCATGGCAACCACGCGCCACCACCTCTCCCACCGTCACTTCCACCACCATCAACTGCCCTTCCACCGTACCCGACTCACACAAACCCCTCGACTTCACCACCCAccactccgccgccgccaccaacaACAACATCACCCTCAAAACCTACCCACCATGTTCCCTCAAATACTCCGAACACACACCATGCCAAGACCCAAAAACATCCTTAAAGTTCCCACGTGCCCGCCTTATATACCGAGAAAGACACTGCCCGGAGAAACACCACCTTCTTAAATGCCGTATTCCGGCGCCGTACGGTTACAAGAACCCCTTCAGGTGGCCCACCAGCAGGGATCTGGTGTGGTACGCCAATGTACCACACAAAGATCTAACGGTCGAGAAAGCGGTTCAGAATTGGATCAGATTCGAAGGTGACCGGTTCAGATTCCCCGGCGGTGGGACCATGTTTCCTAACGGTGCCGGTGCTTATATTGATGGTATCGGAAGGTTAATCAATCTTAATGACGGGTCGATCCGAACCGCCGTTGATACGGGTTGTGGG GTAGCTAGTTGGGGAGCTTATCTTATGTCAAGGGACATCATAGCAATGTCGTTTGCTCCAAGGGATACACACGAAGCTCAAGTACAATTCGCGTTAGAGCGTGGGGTTCCCGCTTTGATTGGTGTCATTGCCTCCAAGCGGCTTCCGTACCCTTCTAGGGCTTTCGACATGGCTCATTGCTCTCGATGTCTTATCCCATGGGGTCAATATG ATGGAGTATACTTGATTGAAGTGGATCGGGTTCTTCGACCCGGTGGATACTGGATCCTTTCTGGGCCTCCGATTAACTGGCAAAAACACTGGAAAGGATGGCAGAGAACAAAGGAGGATTTGAAAGAGGAACAAACCCGAATCGAGAAAGTTGCAAAGAGTCTTTGTTGGAAAAAAATAGCACAAAGGGGTGATCTTGCTATATGGCAAAAACCAATCAACCATTTTAACTGTAAAACAAATCCCAAACTCACCCCAACTCCCCCTTTTTGCCCCGTCCAAAATCCTGATTCCGCTTG GTACACAGACATCGAGACATGTTTAACTCGATTGCCAGAAGTATCAAGCAACGAAGAAGTTGCGGGTGGTGCAATTGCAAAGTGGCCAAAGAGATTAGACATGGTACCTCCTAGGGTCACAAGTGGAAGCATTGAAGGTGTAACACCCGATATTTTCCAACAAGACGTTATTTTATGGAAGAATAGAATTTCATACTATAAAACTGTAAATAATCAACTAGGGCAGCCCGGAAGATACCGGAACCTTCTTGACATGAACGCATTTTTGGGGGGCTTTGCGGCCTCACTCGTCAAAGATCCTTTATGGGTCATGAACATAGTCCCGGTTGAAGCCAAGGCTGACACGTTGGGTGCCATTTATGAGCGTGGACTAATCGGAACTTATCAAAGCTGGTGTGAGGCAATGTCGACGTACCCTCGAACGTATGATCTCATCCATGCCGATTCGGTTTTTACGTTATACCAAGACAG atGTGAGATGGAAGATATAATGTTGGAAATGGACAGAATATTGAGACCAGAAGGAAATGTGATTATAAGAGATGACGTGGATTTATTGGTCAAAGTAAAGAGAATTGCAGATAGCCTAAATTGGGAAAGTCAAATAGTTGACCATGAAGATGGGCCACTAGTGAGAGAGAAACTTCTTTTTGCTGTGAAATTGTATTGGACTGCTCCTGCTGATTCTGACCAAGGGTCATAA
- the LOC118486613 gene encoding uncharacterized protein LOC118486613 codes for MTDGNRPPPVVVKDQSTTTLQCPMLTETNYNIWAIRIKAVFKVHGIQQALEPGEKEVDAKKDDMAVALLLQAIPEELVFQVAQFQTAKEIWEALKTRYVGVERVREAKLEQLENEFESLKMKETETVDSFAGMICQLVTKAASLGTTYENKKLTRKLLGSVPTKYVPIVASIEQFADLKTMTFQEAIGRLKTFEDRIKGIESLAENQGCPDRMKKQDEANLAKNDDFDPSLFMMRCDQETVFLNEEWVNPKRFETEPMEKDTWYLDNGASNHMTGNRAYFFELNERVTGKVKFGDGSCIDIRGKGSVLLEGKTG; via the exons ATGACGGACGGGAACAGACCACCACCGGTTGTGGTTAAGGATCAAAGTACCACAACTTTACAGTGTCCAATGTTAACCGAAACAAATTACAACATCTGGGCGATTCGTATCAAGGCAGTATTCAAGGTTCATGGAATACAGCAAGCTTTAGAACCAGGCGAAAAGGAGGTAGATGCCAAAAAGGATGACATGGCAGTTGCACTTCTACTTCAAGCAATACCCGAAGAGCTCGTGTTTCAAGTAGCTCAGTTTCAGACTGCAAAGGAAATCTGGGAAGCGTTGAAGACACGGTATGTTGGGGTTGAACGGGTTCGAGAGGCAAAGCTTGAGCAACTGGAAAATGAGTTCGAATCCTTGAAGATGAAAGAAACAGAGACAGTTGATTCTTTCGCGGGCATGATATGTCAGTTGGTTACCAAAGCAGCCAGTTTGGGAACCACCTATGAAAACAAAAAGCTAACCAGAAAGCTATTAGGCTCTGTTCCAACAAAGTATGTTCCAATTGTAGCTTCAATTGAACAATTTGCAGATTTGAAGACTATGACGTTTCAGGAAGCGATCGGTAGACTGAAGACATTCGAAGACAGGATTAAGGGTATCGAGTCTTTAGCAGAAAATCAAG GATGTCCAGATCGTATGAAGAAACAAGATGAAGCTAACTTAGCTAAAAACGATGATTTTGATCCATCATTATTCATGATGAGATGTGATCAAGAGACGGTTTTTCTAAATGAAGAATGGGTGAATCCAAAGCGTTTCGAGACTGAGCCAATGGAGAAAGACACTTGGTATCTCGACAACGGAGCATCGAATCACATGACGGGTAATCGAGCTTATTTCTTTGAACTTAATGAACGTGTCACGGGAAAGGTGAAGTTTGGAGATGGATCTTGTATTGACATACGGGGAAAGGGATCGGTATTACTTGAAGGGAAAACGGGGTAG